Proteins encoded in a region of the Candidatus Acetothermia bacterium genome:
- a CDS encoding biotin/lipoyl-binding protein, producing MRKRWKWAGGIVLVLLAAGVGWYGWQRWTNRDGNTPQSQSLGPTVRVERGDILQMLTVVGEVIPNDEATFTFQEGKLVELRVSEGDAVEKGQILAVLDSTQEELALLRAERTLAEARAAGVPSTIREKELEYKIATANYETTTIRAPFRGIVARVEKSAGQYRVSVLDTTALFIAIEVSELDVRQLAVGQRGQATFDAVSGRAWTAEVVRVGLQAVKSGGGKVVPAVLRISNPTSAILPGFSVKVDIVTAEARGVLRVPVSALMQLPQRWGVAVVKDGTATLRPVEVGVVSELYAEIKAGLEEGEEVLLYPAQAREALQPAPTDAARPAGRAAPRSP from the coding sequence ATGAGAAAGCGCTGGAAGTGGGCAGGAGGCATTGTCTTGGTTCTCTTGGCCGCCGGAGTAGGGTGGTACGGCTGGCAGCGGTGGACGAACCGCGATGGAAACACGCCGCAAAGCCAGTCCCTCGGGCCCACTGTACGGGTGGAGCGGGGGGACATCCTGCAAATGCTGACCGTGGTTGGGGAGGTCATCCCCAACGATGAGGCCACCTTCACCTTCCAGGAGGGGAAGCTCGTCGAGCTTAGGGTATCGGAAGGCGACGCAGTTGAGAAAGGCCAAATCTTGGCGGTGCTAGACTCAACACAAGAAGAGCTGGCCCTGCTGCGGGCCGAGCGGACGCTGGCCGAGGCACGTGCGGCGGGCGTACCCTCGACGATCCGGGAGAAGGAGCTGGAATACAAGATCGCCACTGCGAACTACGAGACGACCACCATCCGCGCGCCCTTCCGGGGGATCGTGGCCCGGGTGGAGAAGAGCGCCGGGCAGTACCGGGTATCCGTGCTGGACACCACCGCTCTGTTCATCGCGATCGAGGTCAGCGAGCTCGATGTCCGCCAGCTGGCCGTGGGCCAGCGAGGCCAAGCCACATTCGACGCCGTTTCCGGCCGGGCCTGGACGGCGGAGGTTGTCCGGGTGGGGCTTCAAGCGGTCAAGAGCGGTGGGGGGAAAGTGGTTCCGGCAGTCCTGAGGATCTCAAACCCCACTTCTGCAATTCTGCCGGGGTTTTCGGTTAAAGTCGACATCGTCACGGCCGAGGCGCGGGGGGTGCTGCGGGTCCCGGTGAGCGCGCTGATGCAGCTTCCACAGCGTTGGGGCGTGGCGGTGGTGAAGGATGGGACGGCCACGCTCAGGCCAGTGGAAGTGGGCGTGGTTTCGGAGCTGTACGCCGAGATCAAGGCCGGGCTGGAGGAGGGGGAGGAGGTCCTGCTCTATCCCGCGCAGGCCAGGGAGGCGCTGCAACCGGCGCCCACCGACGCGGCTCGCCCCGCCGGCAGGGCTGCTCCCCGATCACCATGA
- a CDS encoding TolC family protein has protein sequence MVKRRVGLSLAVVCLGVWSGALSAPQPSPLTLGQAITLALGNSSEVWEAELNLTMAQLELAAAKVFLPQVRFQVQPFSLSPRDGFPGTAQGQLSMELAPFRGADLSFSLSPAFNWATGTLSMSWELSFSYRYDPVAALSPNQVELREESVRSAEDALEQTKNKVALEVIGRFSELLAKEAAVALAEAKLSTAQARLAGVTERVKAGLAGALDRLEAELAVKEAEITFRKRSSEYALARGEFKALLGIEGEYELVPPELSVDEILARAKELLALDIPWEAVQANGNVQRAQDALDNAERQLRATQAAALPVVSLSAGLRPGNEMEWGIGLTFLFNLFSPERPSQLKLAQASVELAQARLEVAEQEAMKAIWNQKTALQQALEDLELLQLEEAKWDLEETIMREKLEADVISVDEWEDFQLRKRGFERDREQRVFNLVLAYLRHRQILGLKVGWEEILP, from the coding sequence ATGGTGAAGAGGCGCGTCGGTCTTTCCCTCGCTGTGGTCTGTCTCGGGGTTTGGAGTGGCGCATTGTCGGCACCCCAGCCTTCACCCCTGACCTTGGGCCAGGCCATCACGCTGGCACTCGGCAATAGCTCGGAAGTTTGGGAGGCGGAACTGAACCTCACGATGGCTCAGCTAGAACTTGCGGCGGCCAAGGTTTTCCTCCCGCAAGTGAGGTTTCAGGTCCAGCCGTTTAGCCTCTCCCCCAGGGATGGGTTTCCAGGGACCGCGCAGGGGCAGCTGTCCATGGAGCTAGCGCCCTTCAGGGGTGCGGATTTATCCTTCAGCCTAAGTCCGGCCTTCAATTGGGCCACGGGCACCTTGTCAATGTCCTGGGAGCTTTCCTTCTCCTACCGCTATGACCCCGTCGCCGCGCTGTCCCCCAACCAGGTGGAGTTGCGCGAGGAGAGCGTGAGGTCGGCCGAGGACGCGCTTGAGCAGACGAAGAACAAGGTAGCGCTAGAAGTGATCGGGCGATTCAGTGAGCTCCTCGCGAAAGAGGCTGCGGTGGCTCTGGCGGAGGCCAAATTGTCCACGGCCCAAGCCCGATTGGCCGGGGTCACCGAGAGGGTAAAAGCCGGTTTGGCGGGGGCCCTCGACCGTTTGGAGGCGGAATTAGCCGTCAAGGAAGCAGAGATCACGTTTCGAAAGCGGTCATCCGAATACGCTCTAGCCAGGGGTGAGTTCAAGGCCTTGCTCGGGATCGAAGGGGAGTATGAGCTTGTCCCTCCCGAGCTTTCGGTGGACGAGATTTTGGCCAGGGCCAAGGAGCTCCTGGCATTGGATATCCCTTGGGAAGCCGTTCAGGCGAACGGAAATGTGCAGAGGGCCCAGGATGCCTTGGACAATGCTGAGCGGCAGCTCCGCGCCACACAGGCGGCTGCCCTGCCTGTGGTGTCCCTCAGCGCCGGGTTGAGGCCGGGGAATGAGATGGAGTGGGGGATAGGGTTGACCTTCCTCTTCAACCTGTTTTCCCCGGAGCGCCCGTCGCAACTTAAGCTGGCTCAAGCCTCGGTGGAGTTAGCCCAGGCACGTCTCGAAGTCGCCGAACAGGAGGCCATGAAGGCCATCTGGAACCAGAAAACCGCACTGCAGCAGGCCCTGGAAGATCTCGAACTCCTTCAACTGGAGGAGGCCAAGTGGGATTTGGAGGAAACGATCATGCGCGAGAAGCTGGAGGCCGATGTGATTAGCGTGGATGAATGGGAGGATTTCCAGTTGAGAAAGCGAGGTTTCGAGAGAGATCGGGAGCAAAGGGTGTTCAATTTGGTCCTTGCCTATCTCCGCCATCGGCAGATCCTGGGGTTGAAGGTTGGTTGGGAGGAGATCCTGCCATGA
- a CDS encoding ABC transporter ATP-binding protein, with translation MTGPLIVLEGVKKVYRLGETEVWALRGVDLVVREREFTAVIGPSGSGKSTLLHILGCLDRPTQGRVLVEGEEVSSLSRNELARVRSRNVGFVFQRFYLLPYATALENVELPLVYAGVKRRERRVRALECLQAVGLAHRARHRPTQLSGGEHQRVAIARALVNEPKVLLADEPTGNLDTKTGHDVLKVFSSLNADGRTVVVVTHAPEVAAYAKRQIRMRDGEIEEDTGGLG, from the coding sequence ATGACGGGACCGCTCATCGTCCTCGAAGGGGTGAAGAAGGTCTACCGCCTTGGGGAAACGGAGGTGTGGGCCCTGCGGGGGGTCGACCTCGTCGTTCGGGAACGGGAGTTCACCGCGGTCATCGGCCCTTCCGGGTCGGGGAAGTCCACCTTGCTCCACATCCTGGGGTGCCTCGATCGGCCCACGCAGGGACGGGTGCTCGTGGAAGGGGAGGAGGTGTCCAGCCTTTCCCGGAACGAGCTCGCGCGCGTGCGCAGCCGCAACGTAGGGTTCGTGTTTCAGCGGTTCTACCTCCTCCCCTACGCCACGGCCTTGGAGAACGTGGAACTGCCGCTGGTCTATGCTGGGGTGAAGCGGAGGGAGAGGCGGGTGAGGGCACTTGAGTGCTTGCAGGCCGTGGGACTGGCGCACCGGGCACGGCATCGGCCCACCCAGCTCTCGGGAGGAGAACACCAGCGGGTTGCGATTGCCCGGGCCTTGGTGAACGAACCGAAAGTGCTCTTGGCCGACGAGCCGACCGGGAATCTGGACACCAAGACCGGGCACGACGTGCTCAAGGTTTTCAGCTCCTTGAACGCGGACGGGCGAACCGTGGTCGTGGTGACGCACGCGCCCGAGGTGGCGGCCTACGCCAAGCGCCAGATCCGCATGAGGGACGGGGAGATCGAGGAGGATACCGGTGGATTGGGTTGA